From one Formosa sediminum genomic stretch:
- a CDS encoding PorP/SprF family type IX secretion system membrane protein gives MKILKYNIVALALLSCTVGMAQQLPQFTQYMYNTISINPAYTGSRETLSVVGLHRSQWVGIDGAPTTQTLSVHSPLENEKIGVGGSFIHDELGAENFNYLYGSVSYTIQTGEKSKLAFGLNAGFTQYSLDQDFRLNNPDDPIIYGIEDRWSPNIGAGIYWHSQRWYLGLSAPRILNTDYNTNEYEALERVSYYLTGGYVWDIGSYTKFKPSFLVKATNGAPLSYDLTANFLFYDKMWIGGGFRHNSGVDGNQSNGTSDYTFRGTNAIAGIIDFQVSKQIRIGYTYESPINSEIKYYQSGTHELILMFELFKERRIKSPRYF, from the coding sequence ATGAAAATTTTAAAGTATAACATAGTAGCTTTAGCATTATTGAGTTGCACTGTCGGCATGGCGCAACAATTGCCTCAGTTTACTCAATACATGTACAACACTATTTCGATTAACCCTGCATATACGGGGAGTAGAGAAACCTTAAGCGTTGTTGGCCTTCATAGAAGCCAATGGGTAGGTATTGATGGAGCACCTACCACTCAAACACTTTCTGTTCATTCACCTTTGGAAAATGAAAAGATAGGTGTTGGTGGTTCATTTATTCATGATGAACTGGGAGCAGAAAATTTCAACTACCTTTATGGAAGTGTTTCTTACACGATCCAAACGGGGGAAAAATCAAAATTAGCTTTTGGTCTTAATGCTGGATTTACTCAATATAGTCTAGATCAAGATTTTAGATTAAATAATCCAGATGATCCAATTATCTATGGTATTGAAGACAGATGGTCTCCTAATATAGGTGCTGGTATTTATTGGCATTCTCAAAGGTGGTACCTAGGTTTATCGGCTCCTAGAATTTTAAATACAGATTATAACACAAATGAATATGAAGCTTTAGAACGTGTAAGTTATTATTTAACCGGTGGATATGTTTGGGACATTGGTAGCTACACTAAATTTAAACCATCTTTCTTAGTAAAGGCTACAAACGGAGCACCGTTATCATATGATCTTACAGCAAACTTCTTATTCTACGATAAAATGTGGATTGGAGGTGGCTTCAGACATAACTCTGGAGTAGATGGGAATCAATCTAACGGTACTTCAGACTATACATTTAGAGGTACAAATGCTATCGCTGGTATAATAGATTTCCAAGTATCTAAACAAATAAGAATTGGTTATACTTATGAATCTCCCATAAATTCAGAAATAAAATATTACCAAAGCGGAACTCATGAACTTATTTTAATGTTCGAATTATTTAAAGAAAGACGTATTAAATCCCCAAGATATTTCTAA
- a CDS encoding OmpA family protein, whose translation MKTKLLFTILALSSTFIFAQKKVADKFFKNYAYVKAIDLYQEAVKKGDSSAHVLTRLGDCYYNNSNSEKAATWYAEAVKRYDDIDPIYYYKYAQSLRSLGKYEDAVIYLEKFNEVQEDEDRIDGTDFTNVALYDKLKSTEGIYVDIINLPINTKNSDFGAFEHDGTLYFASASKKTKDELYAWNDEPFLDIYQSDISEATDGEDALNYTYPIYVEGEDINTKYHEASVAITNDGKTMYFTRDNVNKNRKLKADREGTSHLKIYKATLIDSTWQDIKELDFNDKVFSTGHPALSPDNQTLYFTSDREGGYGQSDIWKVAILGEDSYGFPINLGAAVNTAGKEMFPFVDEDNNLYFSSDSYLNLGLLDIFKSDVLKGGTSVENIGAPFNSGLDDFAYSVNNKTGRGYFSSNRLGGKGSDDIYAFEICSQMITGTVRDNRTAIPLAFATVQLIDETGKVMEELMTGEDGTYTFKVSCNTTYNILGSKADYKDDLREVNTSLVNGNEVVTDLNLIPLIIEDEIVLNPIFFDFDKWDVRTDAAYELENIVSVMREHPNMKIKIESHTDSRGPDNYNLTLSDKRAKSTRDYILSRDIDPSRIESAIGYGETQLVNECANGVKCTKEQHQANRRSKFIILSDEETEE comes from the coding sequence ATGAAGACAAAATTATTATTTACTATACTAGCACTATCAAGTACTTTTATCTTTGCTCAAAAGAAGGTAGCCGACAAATTCTTCAAGAATTACGCTTATGTTAAAGCTATTGACTTATATCAAGAAGCAGTAAAAAAAGGAGACAGTAGTGCGCATGTATTAACCCGATTAGGAGATTGTTACTATAACAATTCAAATTCAGAGAAAGCGGCAACTTGGTATGCAGAAGCAGTTAAAAGATATGATGATATTGATCCAATTTATTACTATAAATACGCACAATCACTTCGTAGTCTAGGAAAGTATGAAGATGCAGTTATCTATTTAGAAAAATTTAATGAAGTGCAAGAAGATGAAGACCGTATAGATGGTACTGATTTTACAAATGTGGCTTTATATGATAAATTAAAAAGTACCGAAGGTATTTATGTAGATATTATAAACTTACCTATAAATACTAAAAATTCAGATTTCGGAGCATTTGAACATGATGGTACCTTATACTTCGCTTCAGCATCTAAGAAGACAAAAGATGAGTTATATGCTTGGAATGATGAACCTTTTTTAGATATATACCAATCTGATATTTCTGAAGCTACAGATGGTGAAGATGCTTTAAATTATACATACCCTATATATGTAGAAGGAGAAGATATTAATACAAAATATCATGAAGCAAGTGTGGCAATAACAAACGATGGTAAAACTATGTACTTTACTAGAGATAATGTTAATAAAAACAGAAAATTAAAAGCAGATCGTGAAGGTACGTCTCACTTAAAAATATACAAGGCTACTTTAATTGATAGTACTTGGCAAGATATTAAAGAATTAGATTTTAATGACAAAGTATTTTCTACTGGTCACCCTGCTTTAAGTCCAGACAATCAAACTTTATATTTTACGTCAGACAGAGAAGGTGGTTACGGTCAATCAGATATTTGGAAAGTTGCTATATTAGGCGAAGACAGTTATGGATTTCCTATTAACTTAGGCGCAGCTGTAAATACTGCCGGTAAAGAAATGTTTCCTTTTGTAGATGAAGATAACAATTTATATTTCTCATCAGATAGTTATTTAAATTTAGGCTTATTAGACATATTTAAATCAGATGTATTAAAAGGGGGTACAAGTGTAGAAAACATTGGAGCACCTTTTAACAGTGGATTAGATGATTTTGCTTATTCTGTAAATAATAAAACTGGTAGAGGCTATTTTTCATCAAACCGATTAGGTGGTAAAGGAAGTGATGATATTTATGCTTTCGAAATTTGCTCACAAATGATAACAGGAACAGTTAGAGATAACAGAACTGCAATACCATTAGCTTTTGCTACTGTTCAATTAATTGATGAAACAGGTAAAGTTATGGAAGAATTAATGACAGGTGAAGATGGAACATATACCTTTAAAGTTAGTTGTAATACAACATATAATATATTAGGTAGTAAAGCAGATTACAAAGACGATTTAAGAGAAGTTAACACATCTCTAGTTAACGGAAATGAAGTGGTTACAGATCTTAATTTAATTCCGTTAATTATTGAAGATGAAATTGTACTTAATCCTATTTTCTTTGACTTTGATAAGTGGGATGTTAGAACAGATGCAGCTTACGAGTTAGAAAATATTGTGAGTGTAATGCGAGAACACCCTAACATGAAGATTAAAATTGAATCTCATACAGATAGTCGTGGACCAGATAATTACAACTTAACATTATCAGATAAGCGTGCTAAATCTACAAGAGACTATATCTTATCAAGAGATATTGATCCTTCAAGAATTGAAAGCGCAATTGGATACGGAGAAACTCAATTAGTTAATGAGTGTGCAAACGGTGTTAAATGTACTAAAGAACAACATCAAGCCAATAGACGTTCTAAGTTTATTATCTTAAGTGATGAAGAAACTGAGGAATAA
- a CDS encoding DDE-type integrase/transposase/recombinase, whose amino-acid sequence MLLNIRRDKLFRILKANNLLIKPKRSYHITTDSHHRFRKHKNLVNTFEVERPEQVWVSDITYIGSRANPSYLVLITNAYSKKIVGYSLSASGSILALEMAIKNRKYKYQNLIHHSDRGLQYCSDDYQKILSDNIIKPSMTEPYDPYENAIAERINGILKQEFAIAKHNVDLTLKTNLI is encoded by the coding sequence ATGCTCTTAAATATTAGAAGGGATAAGCTCTTTAGAATACTAAAGGCTAATAACCTACTAATAAAACCAAAAAGAAGTTATCATATTACAACAGACTCACATCATCGTTTTAGAAAGCATAAAAATTTAGTAAACACATTTGAGGTTGAAAGACCAGAACAAGTCTGGGTTAGCGACATAACATACATCGGAAGTAGAGCAAATCCATCATATCTGGTTTTGATTACTAATGCTTATTCTAAGAAGATAGTTGGTTATAGTTTAAGTGCTTCAGGATCTATATTGGCTTTAGAAATGGCTATTAAAAACAGAAAATATAAATATCAAAATTTGATACATCACTCAGACAGAGGTTTACAATATTGTTCTGATGACTATCAAAAAATATTAAGCGACAATATTATAAAACCTAGTATGACAGAACCATATGATCCTTACGAAAATGCTATCGCAGAACGTATAAATGGTATTTTAAAACAGGAATTTGCTATAGCTAAGCATAATGTTGATCTAACACTAAAAACTAATTTGATTTGA
- a CDS encoding tetratricopeptide repeat protein, producing the protein MKKQIIVALALSVSAFSFAQKKELKAAEKAIKNNNYAEAKTSLNQVTPMLSSIDDKYKSKYYFLQAEALYANGAGSTEDVNKALENLDLVDDSMKTEVAEFKNKMQNTYLVKANDNFKAKKYSIASQQFEQLYNIMPSDTTYLYYAAVSAVSDQDYDTALRQYIKLDELGYTGIETQYYATNVATGEEEVMAESQRDLFVKAKSHNNPGMRKTESKQAEITKNIALIYVSQGKTDEALAAAKKAREQDPDNLDLILTEANLYLELEETDKFKALMEEAVKQQPDNPNLHYNIGVISLKNQDFEAARSAFEKALEIKPDYADAALNESTTYIDEGNSLIDEMNNLGTSKADNARYDELRAKKTSLFNKGADVLVQYIAKNPNPEPNIYQQLINIYNATGESSKAKEVQAKLDAAK; encoded by the coding sequence ATGAAAAAACAGATTATAGTTGCTTTGGCTTTATCCGTTAGTGCATTTTCTTTTGCACAAAAAAAAGAATTAAAGGCAGCAGAAAAGGCAATAAAAAATAATAACTATGCAGAAGCAAAGACCTCATTAAATCAAGTGACGCCAATGTTGTCTTCAATAGATGATAAATACAAATCAAAGTATTATTTTTTACAAGCAGAAGCATTATATGCTAATGGAGCTGGATCTACAGAAGATGTAAATAAAGCATTAGAAAACTTGGATTTGGTAGATGATTCTATGAAAACTGAAGTCGCTGAATTTAAAAATAAAATGCAGAACACGTATTTAGTTAAAGCTAATGATAATTTTAAGGCTAAAAAATATTCTATAGCAAGTCAACAATTTGAGCAGTTATATAACATTATGCCTTCAGATACCACATATTTGTATTATGCGGCTGTAAGTGCAGTAAGTGATCAAGATTATGATACTGCTTTAAGACAGTATATTAAATTAGATGAGTTAGGATACACAGGTATAGAGACGCAATATTATGCTACTAATGTTGCTACAGGAGAAGAAGAAGTTATGGCAGAAAGCCAAAGAGATTTATTTGTTAAGGCAAAATCTCATAACAATCCTGGTATGCGTAAAACAGAATCTAAGCAAGCAGAAATTACAAAGAATATTGCTTTAATATATGTATCTCAAGGAAAAACAGACGAAGCATTAGCTGCAGCAAAAAAAGCAAGAGAGCAAGATCCTGATAATTTAGATTTAATTTTAACTGAAGCTAATTTATATTTAGAATTAGAAGAAACAGATAAATTTAAAGCATTAATGGAAGAGGCTGTTAAACAACAACCGGACAATCCAAACTTACACTATAATATAGGTGTGATTTCTTTAAAGAATCAAGATTTTGAAGCAGCAAGATCAGCTTTCGAAAAAGCTTTAGAAATTAAACCTGATTACGCAGATGCAGCTTTAAATGAATCTACAACTTATATTGATGAAGGAAACTCATTAATAGATGAAATGAATAATTTAGGAACAAGTAAAGCTGATAATGCTCGTTATGACGAATTAAGAGCTAAAAAGACGAGTTTATTTAATAAAGGTGCAGATGTATTAGTACAATACATTGCTAAAAACCCTAATCCAGAACCAAATATTTACCAACAATTAATAAATATTTACAATGCTACTGGAGAATCTTCTAAAGCTAAAGAAGTACAAGCTAAATTAGATGCTGCTAAATAA
- the gyrA gene encoding DNA gyrase subunit A, whose amino-acid sequence MAEGEKLIPINIEDEMKTAYIDYSMSVIVSRALPDVRDGLKPVHRRVLYGMYELGVRATGAHKKSARIVGEVLGKYHPHGDTSVYDAMVRMAQEWSLRYMLVDGQGNFGSIDGDSPAAMRYTEARMRKISEDMLADIDKETVDHKLNFDDTLQEPTVLPTRIPGLLINGASGIAVGMATNMPPHNLSEVVDGTIAYIENKDIEIDELIKHIKAPDFPTGGTIYGYDGVKEAFHTGRGRIVMRAKANIEEVHGRECIIVTEIPYQVNKAEMIKKTADLVNEKKLDGISTIRDESDRNGMRIVYVLKRDAIPNIVLNKLFKYTQLQTSFSVNNIALVNGRPELLNLKDLIHHFVEHRHEVVVRRTTYELRKAEERAHILEGLIIASDNIDEVIQIIRSSSNADEARARLIERFELSEIQAKAIVEMRLRQLTGLEQDKLRSEYDDIMKTIEDLKDILDKKERRMEIIKDELQVVKEKYGDERRSIIEYAGGDLSIEDMIPDEQVVITISHAGYIKRTSLHEYKTQHRGGVGQKASTTRNEDFLEHLFVGTNHQYMLFFTQKGKCFWMRVYEIPEGSKTSKGRAIQNLINIEQDDKVMAFICTQDLKDEDYINSHYVIMATKNGQVKKTALEQYSRPRTNGINAITIKEDDVLLEAKLTTGTSQVMLALKSGKAIRFEEAKTRPMGRGASGVRGITLAQADDEVIGMITVENPQEESVLVVSENGYGKRTYIDDPEDGEPVYRITNRGGKGVKTISITEKTGKLVAIKTVSDSDDLMIINKSGIAIRIAVQDLRVMGRATQGVKLINLKGNDSIAAVAKVMHEEETIEDIETVEDNNPSADGDDTTLENNNLENK is encoded by the coding sequence TATCACCCACACGGAGATACATCGGTTTACGACGCTATGGTGCGTATGGCTCAAGAATGGAGTTTACGTTATATGTTAGTTGACGGACAAGGTAACTTTGGTTCTATAGATGGAGATAGCCCTGCAGCAATGCGTTATACAGAAGCTCGTATGCGCAAGATTTCAGAAGACATGTTGGCAGATATCGATAAAGAAACTGTAGACCATAAATTAAATTTTGATGATACCCTACAAGAACCTACAGTGTTACCAACACGTATCCCAGGTTTATTAATTAATGGAGCTTCGGGTATTGCAGTAGGTATGGCTACAAATATGCCACCACACAACTTGAGCGAAGTGGTTGATGGTACTATAGCATATATTGAAAATAAAGATATAGAAATTGACGAGCTTATTAAACATATTAAAGCTCCAGATTTTCCTACAGGAGGTACAATTTATGGCTATGATGGTGTAAAAGAAGCATTCCATACTGGTCGTGGACGTATTGTTATGCGTGCAAAAGCAAATATTGAAGAGGTTCATGGACGTGAATGTATTATCGTTACAGAAATTCCGTACCAAGTCAATAAGGCTGAAATGATAAAAAAGACAGCCGATTTAGTAAATGAAAAGAAATTGGACGGTATTTCTACCATTAGAGATGAATCTGATAGAAATGGTATGCGTATTGTTTACGTACTAAAACGTGATGCAATTCCTAATATCGTTTTAAATAAATTATTTAAGTATACACAATTACAGACCTCTTTTAGTGTAAATAATATTGCATTGGTTAATGGACGTCCAGAATTATTAAACTTAAAAGATTTAATTCATCATTTTGTTGAGCACAGACATGAGGTTGTTGTAAGACGTACTACATACGAATTACGTAAAGCTGAAGAACGTGCACACATATTAGAAGGATTAATTATTGCTTCAGATAATATTGATGAGGTGATACAAATTATTCGTAGTTCTTCTAATGCAGATGAAGCACGAGCACGTTTAATTGAACGTTTTGAATTATCTGAAATACAAGCGAAGGCTATAGTTGAAATGCGTTTGCGTCAACTTACAGGACTAGAGCAAGATAAATTACGTTCAGAGTATGACGATATCATGAAAACTATCGAAGATTTAAAAGATATCTTAGATAAAAAGGAGCGTCGTATGGAAATTATTAAAGACGAGCTTCAAGTAGTTAAAGAAAAGTATGGTGACGAACGTCGTTCTATAATTGAATATGCAGGGGGAGATTTAAGTATCGAAGATATGATTCCAGATGAGCAAGTAGTAATTACTATTTCTCATGCAGGTTATATTAAGCGTACATCACTTCACGAATATAAAACTCAACATAGAGGAGGTGTAGGACAAAAAGCTTCTACCACACGAAACGAAGATTTCTTAGAACATTTATTTGTTGGAACCAATCACCAATATATGTTGTTCTTTACTCAAAAAGGAAAATGTTTTTGGATGCGAGTTTACGAAATACCAGAAGGAAGTAAAACGTCTAAAGGTAGAGCCATCCAGAATTTAATAAATATTGAGCAAGACGATAAAGTAATGGCATTTATATGTACTCAAGATCTTAAAGATGAAGATTACATTAACAGTCATTACGTAATCATGGCTACCAAAAATGGTCAGGTTAAAAAAACAGCATTAGAACAATACTCTCGTCCTAGAACAAACGGTATTAATGCCATTACAATTAAGGAAGACGATGTGCTTTTAGAAGCAAAATTAACTACCGGAACAAGTCAAGTGATGTTAGCTTTAAAATCTGGTAAAGCTATTCGTTTTGAAGAAGCCAAAACAAGACCAATGGGTAGAGGGGCTTCTGGAGTACGTGGAATTACCTTGGCTCAAGCAGACGATGAAGTAATTGGCATGATTACTGTAGAGAATCCACAAGAAGAATCTGTATTAGTGGTATCTGAAAATGGATATGGTAAACGTACTTATATTGACGATCCAGAAGATGGAGAGCCAGTATACAGAATTACCAACCGTGGAGGAAAAGGTGTAAAAACCATTTCTATTACAGAAAAGACCGGTAAATTAGTAGCTATTAAAACAGTTTCAGATTCAGACGATCTTATGATTATTAATAAATCAGGTATTGCTATAAGAATCGCAGTTCAAGATTTAAGAGTTATGGGACGTGCCACTCAAGGTGTAAAGCTTATTAATTTAAAAGGTAACGATTCTATTGCAGCAGTCGCAAAAGTGATGCACGAAGAAGAAACAATTGAAGATATTGAAACTGTCGAAGATAATAATCCATCGGCAGACGGTGATGATACGACTCTTGAAAATAATAACTTAGAAAACAAATAA